One genomic segment of Podarcis raffonei isolate rPodRaf1 chromosome 7, rPodRaf1.pri, whole genome shotgun sequence includes these proteins:
- the DSEL gene encoding dermatan-sulfate epimerase-like protein encodes MALMFTGHSLFLALVMLAASTFEESVSNYSDWVTFTEDVDPYEKQRLDDFRTSQKTKKAVLHPSLYFSAEELPALRQKSHTSHLHLFRALRNAVSVMLSSPSYYLPPPKHADFAAKWNEIYGNNLPPLAFYCLLCPEDKAAFDFVLEYMDRMAGYKDWLVENAPGDEVPLGHSLTGFATAFDFLYASLDDVRRQKYFAKIWAVTEEMYEYSKVRSWGKQLLHNHQATNMLALLIGALVTGGGLESQANAWKHAVVDVMEKTMFLLNHIVDGSLDEGVAYGSYTAKSITQYIFLAQRHFGINNLENHWLKMHFWFYYATLLPGFQRTVGIADSNYNWFYGPESQLIFLDKFVLKSGVGNWLAQQIRKHRPKDGPMVPSTAQRWSTLHTEYIWYDPGLTPHPPPDYGTPKMHVFPNWGVVTYGAGLPNAQTNTFVSFKSGKLGGRAVYDIVHFQPYSWIDGWRSFNPGHEHPDQNSFTFAPNGQVFVSEALYGPKLSHLNNVLVFAPSPTSQCNQPWEGQLGECTQWLKWTGDEVGEAAGEIITSSQHEEMMFVSGEAAPAYSSAMKLKSVYRSLLLLNPQMLLVVDHVEKEEDSPIDSISAFFHNLDIDFKYVPYKFMSKYNGAMMDVWDAHYKMFWFDHHGNSPVARIQEAEQAAEFKKRWTQFVNVTFSAKTTVARIAYIFYGPYVNISSCRFVDDARSGYQISLNVNNTETVLSVVTDYLNLRTRFSYLGFGGYAKVATQGKVTRFGLGTETVAKEAPSKRIAFPFGFKVNVVAGLILGISLALLAFQWHFYISFSRLLRWILILVITLWFVELVDVWSSCTQPICGKWSSDAMSAERSTGKDQTHPVSLPDVVITSLPSSGAEILKQLFFNSSDFLYIRIPSGYLDVPEAEFEIDSFVDACEWKASDVRSGRFRLFQGWLHSLVKDTKLHLQNIHLHETSRSKSVQHSAARLDKKRRPRKRESIAEQRSRLRGSSEKDADYIRELRRHIASYPNARPVLSLSSGSWTLKLPFFQEIIGPSLRALYVVRDPRAWIYSVLHKSQPSLYSLRKVPQRLAMLFKAEGRKEKCSLNAGYAFEYESLREELSDSNSNAVSVMSHLWLANTAAALRLNGDLLLENYRLLKFEDLVNFPQKVAESIYAFLGIPLSPASLNQILFATSTNLFYLPYEGEVSPASIQAWRHEMPREEIKQIEDICLTLMDRLGYPKFTDLEAAGQR; translated from the coding sequence ATGGCTCTAATGTTTACAGGACATTCCTTATTTCTAGCCTTAGTGATGTTGGCAGCCTCTACTTTTGAAGAGTCTGTAAGCAATTACTCTGACTGGGTGACTTTTACAGAGGATGTGGATCCGTATGAGAAACAGAGGCTAGATGATTTCAGGACTAGTCAGAAGACGAAAAAGGCCGTGCTTCACCCAAGCTTATATTTTAGTGCTGAAGAGCTCCCAGCGCTGAGACAGAAATCTCACACCAGCCATCTCCACCTCTTCAGAGCCCTCAGAAATGCGGTGTCAGTGATGCTGTCCAGTCCATCATActacctccctccccccaagcaTGCTGATTTCGCTGCCAAGTGGAATGAGATATATGGGAACAATCTCCCTCCTTTAGCCTTTTACTGCCTCCTGTGCCCGGAAGATAAAGCTGCCTTTGATTTTGTGCTAGAATATATGGACAGAATGGCTGGATACAAAGACTGGCTGGTGGAGAATGCCCCAGGTGACGAAGTTCCTCTGGGCCACTCCTTAACCGGTTTTGCCACCGCTTTTGATTTTTTATATGCCTCATTGGATGATGTCAGAAGGCAAAAATACTTTGCCAAGATATGGGCTGTGACTGAGGAAATGTATGAGTATTCCAAAGTCCGTTCCTGGGGCAAGCAGCTTCTTCATAACCACCAGGCCACTAACATGCTGGCATTGCTCATTGGGGCCCTGGTCACTGGAGGGGGCCTAGAGTCCCAAGCAAATGCCTGGAAACACGCCGTGGTGGACGTGATGGAGAAAACCATGTTTTTGCTCAACCACATTGTTGATGGCTCTTTGGACGAAGGCGTGGCTTACGGTAGCTACACCGCCAAATCGATCACTCAGTATATATTTCTGGCGCAGCGCCACTTTGGGATTAACAACCTTGAAAACCACTGGCTCAAAATGCACTTTTGGTTTTACTACGCTACCCTTCTGCCGGGCTTTCAGAGGACTGTCGGCATAGCCGATTCAAATTACAATTGGTTTTACGGCCCCGAAAGCCAGCTGATTTTCCTGGATAAGTTTGTACTGAAGAGTGGGGTAGGCAATTGGCTTGCACAACAAATTAGAAAGCACCGCCCAAAGGATGGTCCAATGGTGCCCTCCACTGCCCAGAGGTGGAGCACGCTTCACACCGAGTACATATGGTACGACCCGGGGTTAACTCCCCACCCTCCACCTGATTATGGCACTCCTAAAATGCATGTGTTCCCTAACTGGGGGGTAGTTACGTACGGAGCAGGTTTGCCTAACGCTCAGACAAAtacctttgtttcttttaaatctgGGAAGCTGGGTGGCCGTGCTGTCTATGACATAGTCCATTTTCAGCCCTATTCTTGGATTGATGGGTGGCGAAGCTTTAACCCAGGCCATGAACATCCAGATCAGAACTCTTTTACCTTTGCTCCAAATGGGCAGGTGTTTGTCTCCGAGGCCCTCTATGGACCCAAGCTGAGCCACCTGAATAACGTTCTGGTGTTCGCTCCATCTCCCACAAGCCAGTGCAATCAGCCTTGGGAGGGTCAGCTTGGGGAATGCACACAGTGGCTTAAGTGGACTGGGGATGAAGTTGGGGAAGCTGCTGGTGAGATCATTACATCGTCTCAGCACGAGGAGATGATGTTTGTGAGCGGTGAGGCAGCGCCTGCCTACTCATCAGCAATGAAGCTGAAAAGCGTGTACCGTTCTCTGCTCCTGCTGAATCCTCAAATGTTGCTAGTGGTGGACCATGTGGAGAAAGAGGAGGACTCTCCCATTGACTCCATCAGTGCCTTTTTTCATAACCTTGACATTGACTTTAAATACGTACCATATAAATTTATGAGCAAATATAATGGAGCCATGATGGACGTCTGGGATGCCCACTATAAAATGTTTTGGTTTGACCATCATGGGAATAGCCCTGTCGCTAGGATACAAGAGGCAGAACAGGCGGCCGAATTCAAAAAGCGGTGGACTCAGTTTGTAAACGTCACTTTCTCTGCAAAGACCACTGTAGCAAGGATTGCCTACATTTTCTATGGGCCGTATGTCAATATTTCTAGCTGTAGGTTTGTTGACGATGCCCGATCAGGGTATCAGATTTCTCTCAATGTCAACAATACAGAAACAGTTCTCTCTGTCGTTACAGACTATCTAAATCTGAGGACAAGGTTCAGCTATTTAGGCTTTGGTGGCTACGCCAAGGTAGCCACTCAGGGAAAGGTGACGAGGTTTGGCCTGGGCACCGAAACTGTAGCAAAAGAGGCACCCAGCAAAAGGATCGCTTTCCCCTTTGGATTTAAAGTGAATGTCGTTGCAGGGTTGATCTTAGGGATTAGCTTGGCTTTGCTGGCCTTCCAGTGGCACTTTTACATTTCCTTCAGCAGACTCTTGCGTTGGATCCTCATCCTGGTCATCACGTTGTGGTTTGTCGAGCTGGTTGATGTGTGGAGCTCTTGCACTCAGCCCATCTGCGGAAAGTGGAGCAGCGATGCAATGAGTGCGGAGCGCAGCACAGGGAAGGACCAGACACACCCTGTGAGTTTGCCTGATGTGGTCATTACCTCCCTTCCCAGCTCAGGTGCGGAAATCCTGAAGCAGCTGTTCTTCAACAGCAGTGACTTCCTATACATCAGGATCCCTTCAGGCTACCTTGACGTCCCTGAAGCTGAGTTTGAGATCGACTCCTTCGTCGATGCCTGCGAGTGGAAGGCGTCTGATGTTCGGAGCGGCCGTTTCCGGCTGTTCCAGGGCTGGCTGCATTCCCTAGTCAAAGACACAAAACTCCACCTTCAGAATATCCATTTACATGAAACCAGCAGAAGTAAGTCTGTGCAGCATTCTGCTGCCAGACTGGACAAAAAGCGGCGGCCCAGAAAAAGAGAATCCATAGCGGAGCAAAGAAGCCGATTGAGAGGGAGTTCAGAGAAAGATGCTGATTACATTAGGGAGCTCAGGAGACACATAGCCTCTTATCCTAATGCACGCCCCGTGCTTAGCCTGAGCAGTGGGAGCTGGACATTAAAGCTGCCTTTCTTTCAAGAAATCATAGGCCCTTCCTTGAGAGCGCTCTATGTAGTACGAGACCCCCGGGCATGGATCTACTCAGTACTCCACAAAAGCCAGCCAAGCCTTTACTCCTTGAGGAAGGTTCCCCAGCGCTTAGCGATGCTGTTTAAAGCAGAGGGCAGGAAAGAAAAGTGTAGTTTAAATGCAGGCTATGCTTTTGAATACGAATCGCTGAGGGAGGAACTCTCCGATTCAAATTCAAACGCCGTCTCTGTGATGTCCCATTTGTGGCTGGCAAACACGGCGGCAGCCCTGAGACTCAATGGGGATTTGCTGCTGGAGAATTACCGGCTGCTCAAGTTCGAAGACCTAGTCAACTTCCCCCAAAAGGTGGCCGAATCCATCTATGCCTTTCTGGGCATCCCTCTGTCTCCTGCTAGCTTAAACCAAATCCTATTTGCCACATCCACCAACCTTTTCTACCTTCCTTACGAAGGAGAGGTCTCCCCGGCCAGCATCCAGGCTTGGCGACATGAGATGCCTCGCGAGGAAATTAAGCAGATCGAGGACATCTGTTTGACTCTAATGGACCGCTTAGGCTATCCAAAGTTTACCGATTTAGAAGCTGCGGGTCAGCGGTAG